One genomic window of Lytechinus variegatus isolate NC3 chromosome 1, Lvar_3.0, whole genome shotgun sequence includes the following:
- the LOC121423929 gene encoding spindle pole body component 110-like isoform X2 → MAKNWGKVKLLPLTEADGRMESAHHVNEVFELLEFNKHFRVEREIIIQLTAIHSRVQAALEHFGVSGKLELTEEEIYEEELRRRRPPGFLTTKMKQEKLNKQRILDTIHEFGQKCITCERNMEEVNDWLFDVQTTLESNLVTEETLKDREKDMIQLNQDCSQIWADGTRYKKRHNDKLRRLGKEIFELLNELMQDHTQEDSDDEGEASSHHVSQPIDKLALLKPKVKRTQHLISDEQTLKEIENWKSAAKDVEGSLDAACRMARTNNDRTAMRNAVKKFNFMMLAMERRNQENSHLGQQILECEVKINHVSRLNEKHEVEMKKKTQRMEQMENIIKKNNEKMVDLQHKLKESRMEISSLKTKLESQISEDSPKYAAQFNSLEKEKVAAVAKCKELEGALVNLEDHHKKMVEDLEMKYKNEADTVMKLERVVDNLESELRETLQTQEEYAHQLDLAEYQKMDGKNQTESLREQYKTQIKDLKKDIDDLHREISSQKAELDSKEAIIDKQEQKISELGRQVKEAQRAPKVKEVPVSSDASTNFKQRLTSIKGDYESEINKLKDYLDKEKSRFLAEKRRQEQDIKMQLGNIHKESIHMMRAINRFKESIAVILEKESLLDTAHEIRQMDNLIIDEKVATDIRRSLNQLAGNAMELLVSLELKIAQALMNKRIELKEAITAKVKTPATPPSLDSSVDVDKLCQENQQLNERILKYQDQMNAAQVSFEEMKRINEEKYNALLERHKTQILHASNLQRELRSLEVAFREEVKKRDAKLRNMRMSQAQQERNQQVLVSRLNSVEEQPRPALKKPNVEQMRMKVSDQLKNLNMLEEAFKENKISQELHTITVNIITQTMEVPEIRLRSLFERYITFRRLQEQKKELFEKIKSEKEEEKEKDQRLTSFLERMEKRMCTL, encoded by the exons ATGGCAAAGAATTGGGGTAAAGTGAAACTACTGCCGTTGACAGAGGCTGATGGTCGCATGGAGTCTGCTCATCATGTCAATGAGGTGTTTGAACTCTtagaattcaacaaacatttCAGAGTAGAGAGAGAGATCATCATTCAACTTACAGCTATTCATAGCAGAGTGCAAGCG GCTTTAGAACACTTTGGAGTAAGTGGGAAACTTGAACTAACAGAGGAAGAG ATTTATGAGGAGGAGTTGAGAAGGAGGAGGCCACCTGGATTTCTCACTACTAAAATGAAACAGGAA AAGCTGAATAAGCAGAGAATTCTGGATACAATTCATGAGTTTGGACAGAAATGCATAACATGCGAAAGG AACATGGAAGAAGTAAATGATTGGCTTTTTGATGTTCAAACTACTCTG GAAAGCAATTTGGTCACAGAAGAAACTTtaaaagatagagagaaagacatgATTCAACTAAATCAGGATTGTAG TCAGATATGGGCAGATGGGACAAGATACAAGAAACGTCATAATGATAAACTGAGGAGACTTGGGAAAGAAATATTTGAGCTTTTAAATGAGTTGATGCAGGACCACACACAGGA AGAtagtgatgatgagggtgaAGCTAGCAGTCATCATGTTAGTCAACCAATTGATAAACTTGCTCTTCTGAAACCAAAAGTAAAACGGACTCAACATCTTATCTCGG ATGAGCAAACTCtcaaagaaatagaaaattggAAGAGTGCTGCGAAGGACGTGGAGGGTTCTCTGGATGCGGCTTGTAGGATGGCAAGGACAAACAATGATCGTACAG CCATGAGAAATGCGGTAAAGAAGTTTAACTTTATGATGTTAGCCATGGAGAGAAGAAATCAAGAAAACAGCCATCTTGGTCAACAAATCTTAGAATGTGAG GTAAAGATCAATCATGTTTCAAGGTTGAATGAAAAACATGAAGTAGAGATGAAAAAGAAGACCCAGAGAATGGAACAGATGGAAAATATCATAAAGAAGAACAATGAAAAGATG GTTGATCTCCAACACAAGCTGAAGGAATCTAGGATGGAAATATCCTCTCTCAAGACGAAGCTTGAATCACAAATCAGCGAGGATTCCCCCAAATATGCAGCCCAGTTCAACAGTctagagaaagagaaag TTGCTGCTGTTGCCAAGTGTAAGGAACTAGAAGGAGCCCTTGTCAATCTGGAAGATCATCACAAGAAGATGGTTGAAGACCTAGAaatgaagtataaaaatgaAGCG GATACAGTAATGAAGTTGGAAAGGGTTGTTGACAACTTGGAGTCTGAACTGCGGGAAACTCTGC aAACCCAAGAAGAGTATGCCCACCAGCTTGATCTAGCTGAATATCAGAAGATGGATGGGAAGAACCAGACCGAATCACTCAGAGAACAATATAAAACACAGATCAAAGATCTTAAGAAAGAT ATTGATGATCTTCACCGAGAGATTTCATCACAGAAAGCTGAATTAGATTCAAAAGAAGCAATAATAGATAAGCAG GAGCAAAAGATCTCTGAACTCGGAAGGCAGGTCAAGGAAGCACAAAGGGCACCCAAGGTCAAGGAAGTTCCTGTATCCAGTGACGCATCAACAAACTTCAAACAACGTCTGACTAGCATCAAAGGAGATTATGAATCTGAGATTAACAAACTGAAAGACTATCTGGACAAAGAGAAGAGTCG ATTTCTTGCTGAGAAGCGAAGACAAGAGCAGGACATTAAGATGCAACTTGGTAACATTCATAAAGAGAGCATCCACATGATGAGAGCTATTAATAGATTCAAGGAAAGCATCGCTGTCATTTTAGAAAAAGAAA gTCTTCTAGATACTGCTCATGAAATAAGGCAGATGGACAATCTTATTATTGATGAG AAAGTTGCAACAGATATCAGAAGATCTTTGAACCAGTTGGCTGGAAATGCTATGGAAT TATTGGTGTCACTTGAATTAAAGATTGCACAAGCTCTTATGAATAAG CGGATAGAGCTAAAGGAAGCAATTACCGCCAAAGTGAAGACTCCAGCAACACCCCCCTCTCTAGACAGCAGTGTAGATGTGGATAAACTCTGTCAGGAGAACCAGCAGTTGAACGAAAGGATATTAAag TATCAAGACCAGATGAATGCAGCTCAGGTTAGCTTTGAAGAAATGAAAAGGATCAAT GAAGAGAAGTATAATGCCTTATTGGAGAGACACAAGACACAAATCCTACATGCAAGCAACCTACAGAGGGAGTTAAGATCACT GGAGGTTGCATTCCGTGAAGAGGTGAAGAAGAGAGATGCTAAGCTGAGAAACATGAGGATGAGCCAAGCTCAGCAAGAACGTAACCAACAAGTTCTTGTATCAAGACTCAACAGTGTTGAAGAACAG CCCCGCCCAGCTCTGAAGAAACCTAATGTTGAGCAGATGAGGATGAAAGTCAGTGATCAACTCAAGAATCTCAACATGCTAGAAGAAGCCTtcaaggaaaacaaaatatcacaagAGTTACATACG ATAACTGTGAATATAATCACGCAAACAATGGAGGTTCCCGAGATCAGATTAAGAAGTCTCTTTGAGAGATACATCACATTCAGACGGTTGCAAGAACAGAAAA AGGAGTTATTTGAAAagataaaaagtgaaaaggaggaagagaaagagaaggaccAACGTCTTACCAGCTTTTTGGAGAGGATGGAAAAACGAATGTGCACG